ATAGTGAAGTTAATAAAATTAAAAGCATTATTTTTGTAGATCAACTGAGATTGTTTGGTGGGGATAGTAAGTATCATAATCCTAAAGTTGATATTCCTACTCCTACTCCTACTCCTGTTCCTGATTCTGCTTGTGAATTCAATGAAGATATTCCTTTTTAGAAGTTTATAAATGAGGTTTGGATTATATAGGAGGTTAAATGATATATGAAATTACAACAAAATGATAAAAGATTTGTTGAAGAGATTAGACGTTGGGGTTGTTACTTTTTATCTTTGCATTATTACATATCATCACTTACAAAGAACAAATTTGACTTTAATGATATTAATAATAATTATTATCAATTTGTTAGTTTAGGTTATATGAAGACTAATTGTTATATTTTAAATCCATGTAGAATCTTAAGTTTCTTTGGAATTAAACGAGATGTTCGTATTGAAAATAAATCTTATAAATGTTTAAAGGATGAATTTGAGATAAGTGAAGTTAATATAAAAAATATTGCAGGATCCCATTTTATGGCAACAAATAATACGGAAGTTTTATATGATCCTCTTTATCTTAAGGATAGAGGGCAAGAATA
This sequence is a window from Borrelia hispanica CRI. Protein-coding genes within it:
- a CDS encoding single-stranded DNA-binding protein is translated as QFFNCVLFGKRAETLLHFLLKGKQVVVQGSMRHEQYKDKHSEVNKIKSIIFVDQLRLFGGDSKYHNPKVDIPTPTPTPVPDSACEFNEDIPF
- a CDS encoding DUF261 domain-containing protein — its product is MKLQQNDKRFVEEIRRWGCYFLSLHYYISSLTKNKFDFNDINNNYYQFVSLGYMKTNCYILNPCRILSFFGIKRDVRIENKSYKCLKDEFEISEVNIKNIAGSHFMATNNTEVLYDPLYLKDRGQEYHLKSKRIFRKI